One Thermofilum pendens Hrk 5 DNA segment encodes these proteins:
- a CDS encoding type II toxin-antitoxin system VapC family toxin, translating to MRNKEVEGYISALTVVIIYFLGARTLSEAESREVTKRAIRGFNIVSMSEDVIKKALGENRIKDLEDAIQFHSAKEVADVLITRNKRDFRAVEDEEIEVLTPEEFLEKYKA from the coding sequence GTGAGGAATAAAGAGGTGGAAGGTTATATCTCTGCCCTCACTGTTGTGATAATTTACTTCTTAGGAGCGAGAACTCTATCCGAGGCAGAGTCTAGAGAAGTCACGAAAAGGGCTATACGCGGCTTTAATATAGTATCCATGTCAGAAGATGTGATAAAGAAGGCGTTGGGTGAGAACAGAATAAAGGATCTCGAGGACGCTATTCAATTCCACTCAGCAAAGGAAGTGGCCGACGTGTTAATAACTAGGAACAAGAGAGACTTCAGAGCAGTTGAAGATGAGGAGATAGAGGTATTGACGCCAGAAGAATTCTTGGAGAAGTACAAGGCTTAG
- a CDS encoding DUF6036 family nucleotidyltransferase, which produces MDVVRLMVSVARALRRADLPYAVVGGLACILMGVRRVTEDVDVVVLVRAREDVEKLVRELRSEGIELPSSDALKALQNRGLVAALVGPLRVDIRYASTWLDFETIRHAVEVNIRGEPVRIASLEDVVAAKLTVLRTLRDVEDAVQLMVQYRDRIDWERLRRIVGGSPLEVVKQLLDAIEGELGGDEVVRRRINDVRSLLTKLGR; this is translated from the coding sequence GTGGACGTGGTTCGGCTGATGGTTTCGGTGGCGAGGGCTCTGAGGAGGGCTGACCTGCCCTACGCGGTTGTCGGGGGGTTAGCCTGCATACTTATGGGTGTTAGGAGGGTTACGGAGGACGTGGACGTCGTGGTCCTTGTCAGGGCTAGGGAGGATGTTGAAAAGCTTGTCAGGGAGCTGAGGAGTGAGGGCATTGAGTTACCGAGTAGCGATGCCTTGAAGGCTCTTCAGAACAGGGGGCTTGTAGCAGCTTTGGTAGGGCCTCTCCGCGTGGATATAAGGTATGCTAGTACCTGGCTTGACTTCGAGACTATCCGGCACGCCGTGGAGGTTAACATACGTGGGGAGCCTGTGAGGATAGCGTCGCTTGAGGACGTTGTAGCGGCGAAGCTAACGGTGTTGAGGACGTTGAGGGATGTCGAGGACGCGGTGCAACTCATGGTTCAGTACCGGGACAGGATAGACTGGGAGAGGTTGCGGAGGATCGTCGGGGGAAGCCCTCTGGAAGTTGTTAAACAGTTGCTTGACGCAATCGAGGGGGAGCTTGGGGGAGACGAGGTTGTGAGGAGGAGGATCAACGATGTGAGAAGCTTGCTGACAAAGCTGGGAAGGTGA
- a CDS encoding DUF1156 domain-containing protein, which produces MPEEKPTLLESPSFPIESINKASKSEKTGGGRPPYWEMVFWWTRKPLAGARAIIAASLLSQDDYPESYNFLKDLFPCMDKRTPHSCNPNQRLVEKLKGKKLLDPFAGFGSIPLEAARLGLDVTAVELLPTAYVFLKAVLEYPKEYGKRLIEISGKEVESLGLRDAVRRFNGSAKIIETGRYKVPLLIYDVARWGRWVTEELKKDPDFKELYDEDVAVYIGTWEIKCPVCGRYTPLVGNWWLARVKSKRGYERLAWMQWRDGEIEVVDLNEACKKTGRSSCNELLAKVQGKDEESGARVEWNGQVYVVPSKNINAKLEEAQCLYCRAKIDHRVKENRILKPVKNKKKEGEWYVKWALQRWNSLLEDYLFGKVSLEELRNAPARPRILVKVRVTDGDLEFEPATREDTEKLWKALEKLKQKWKEPDVPSEELWKYTASGGGALSIWTWGFDKFYKLFNPRQLLTLVKLVRLVREAGKSVEEEKLKEGWSKEDSFRYAEAITTYLAIALCKQINYDSIVTSTEPVQKFIRETLAFRGIAMTWNWVEELPVADVLGSYIRSLNSSVGSLSYLVSAVYGSPSRVKVLLDDATTLDMLVGEKFDLIVTDPPYADDVPYTELSDFYYVWLKRALSDVSGGKLIPRFLPEAFFDEFGEEIKTQWETFATREVSENTERWKYFKLNISFSELLARAFANVTRFLDEKGLLVTYYVAKKPEAWVALIDALWHINGMRVVVAYPVVTEAEENVVARGRAAVMGGYVMGWRRREVEKPLDLSSEKEAVVTTVSERLGNYLKAIDVKEGATAWVYAYLAALSYLTSFYPVKDGGVELDAEGVVSHAMALSFEAMLRKAGVNLHDPAALAYLALRVVEDEKGRVDSDVLSRVALGLGIRDVELVKLGLVREVRSGGPKVAKRKVFEVMAPRNETVDEVRRVLYPLRGKAPVLECFRNLQLSVLARTQVSCDQRAREEAKELAKAIVRLSGMGLIDEEDPDVRLSRAVLGFEWWEQ; this is translated from the coding sequence ATGCCGGAGGAAAAGCCTACTCTACTAGAGTCGCCGAGCTTCCCGATAGAAAGTATTAACAAGGCTTCGAAGTCTGAGAAGACGGGTGGAGGGAGGCCCCCTTACTGGGAGATGGTTTTCTGGTGGACCAGGAAGCCTCTTGCCGGGGCAAGAGCAATAATAGCGGCTTCGCTACTATCACAGGACGACTACCCAGAAAGCTACAACTTCCTAAAAGACCTCTTCCCCTGTATGGACAAGAGGACTCCTCATTCTTGCAACCCTAACCAAAGACTCGTAGAGAAACTCAAGGGAAAGAAGCTCCTAGACCCCTTCGCCGGCTTTGGCTCAATACCCCTAGAGGCTGCAAGGCTAGGCCTCGACGTAACCGCGGTCGAGCTACTGCCGACAGCTTACGTGTTCCTCAAGGCTGTATTGGAATATCCAAAGGAGTACGGCAAAAGGCTTATCGAGATAAGCGGGAAAGAGGTCGAGAGCCTCGGCTTAAGAGACGCTGTCAGGCGGTTCAACGGCTCGGCAAAGATAATAGAGACGGGCAGGTACAAGGTGCCGCTACTAATATACGACGTGGCCAGGTGGGGCAGGTGGGTAACCGAGGAGCTTAAAAAAGACCCAGACTTCAAAGAACTCTACGACGAAGACGTCGCAGTATACATAGGTACATGGGAAATTAAATGCCCCGTCTGCGGGCGCTACACCCCACTTGTAGGCAACTGGTGGCTTGCCAGAGTAAAGTCGAAACGCGGCTACGAGAGGCTAGCCTGGATGCAATGGAGAGACGGAGAAATAGAGGTTGTAGACCTCAACGAAGCATGCAAGAAGACCGGAAGAAGCTCATGCAACGAGCTTCTCGCCAAGGTACAAGGCAAAGATGAAGAGTCCGGTGCTAGGGTAGAATGGAACGGCCAGGTATACGTTGTCCCCTCAAAGAATATCAACGCTAAGTTGGAAGAAGCTCAATGCCTTTACTGTAGGGCAAAAATCGACCACCGCGTAAAAGAAAACAGAATATTGAAACCTGTGAAAAATAAGAAAAAAGAAGGAGAATGGTACGTAAAATGGGCTCTTCAACGCTGGAACAGCCTCCTAGAAGATTATCTCTTTGGGAAGGTAAGCTTGGAGGAACTGAGAAACGCGCCCGCCAGGCCCAGGATACTGGTCAAAGTCAGGGTCACAGACGGGGACCTCGAGTTCGAGCCTGCAACACGAGAGGACACAGAGAAGTTATGGAAAGCCCTCGAAAAACTGAAGCAAAAGTGGAAAGAACCGGATGTACCATCAGAAGAGTTATGGAAGTATACTGCAAGTGGCGGAGGCGCGCTGAGCATATGGACATGGGGCTTTGACAAATTCTACAAACTTTTCAATCCTAGGCAGTTGCTGACATTGGTTAAGCTCGTCAGGCTAGTGAGGGAGGCCGGGAAGAGCGTCGAGGAGGAAAAGCTGAAGGAGGGCTGGAGCAAGGAAGACTCCTTTAGGTACGCCGAAGCGATAACAACATACCTGGCAATAGCATTATGTAAACAAATAAATTATGACAGTATTGTAACATCTACAGAGCCTGTACAGAAATTCATCCGAGAAACATTAGCGTTTAGAGGCATTGCTATGACATGGAACTGGGTAGAGGAGTTACCTGTAGCAGACGTTCTGGGTTCATATATAAGGTCGTTAAATTCCAGTGTTGGTAGCTTATCTTATCTTGTTTCTGCTGTGTATGGTAGCCCTAGCAGGGTTAAGGTTTTGCTCGACGACGCTACAACTCTGGACATGCTTGTGGGCGAGAAGTTCGACCTGATAGTCACGGATCCGCCTTACGCCGACGACGTGCCGTATACGGAGCTGAGCGACTTTTACTACGTGTGGCTCAAGAGAGCTTTAAGCGATGTCTCGGGCGGGAAGCTTATTCCCAGATTTCTGCCGGAAGCCTTCTTTGACGAGTTCGGAGAGGAGATAAAGACTCAGTGGGAGACCTTTGCTACGAGAGAGGTCAGCGAGAATACTGAGCGTTGGAAATACTTTAAGCTGAACATTTCCTTCAGTGAACTTCTGGCTAGGGCTTTTGCTAACGTTACAAGGTTCCTTGATGAAAAGGGTCTGCTGGTAACGTACTATGTTGCTAAGAAGCCGGAGGCTTGGGTAGCCTTGATAGATGCGCTCTGGCATATCAATGGTATGAGGGTTGTAGTTGCTTACCCCGTGGTTACGGAGGCTGAAGAAAATGTGGTAGCAAGGGGAAGGGCGGCAGTGATGGGAGGCTATGTTATGGGATGGCGGAGGAGGGAGGTGGAGAAGCCCTTGGATCTCTCGAGTGAGAAAGAGGCTGTTGTGACTACCGTCTCAGAGCGTCTAGGTAATTACTTAAAGGCCATAGATGTGAAGGAAGGTGCTACGGCGTGGGTTTATGCTTATCTTGCGGCTCTTAGCTATTTAACTTCTTTCTACCCCGTAAAGGATGGGGGCGTGGAGCTAGATGCTGAGGGTGTTGTTAGCCATGCGATGGCGTTGTCCTTTGAAGCTATGTTGAGGAAAGCTGGTGTAAACCTGCATGACCCGGCGGCGCTGGCATACCTTGCGCTGAGAGTTGTGGAGGATGAGAAGGGTAGGGTTGACAGCGACGTGCTTTCTCGGGTGGCGTTAGGGCTTGGGATTAGAGACGTGGAGCTCGTTAAACTGGGGCTTGTCAGGGAGGTTCGGAGCGGAGGGCCTAAGGTGGCTAAGCGTAAGGTGTTCGAGGTTATGGCGCCCAGGAACGAGACGGTCGACGAGGTTAGGCGCGTGTTGTACCCGTTGCGGGGGAAAGCTCCTGTGCTGGAGTGTTTTAGGAATCTTCAGCTCTCGGTGCTAGCGAGAACCCAGGTATCCTGTGATCAGCGGGCTAGGGAGGAGGCGAAGGAGCTTGCAAAAGCTATTGTAAGGCTTAGCGGGATGGGTCTTATTGACGAGGAGGATCCAGATGTTAGGCTTTCTAGGGCTGTGTTGGGTTTTGAGTGGTGGGAGCAATGA